A window of Deinococcus roseus genomic DNA:
AGGGTCTCCATGAAACGCTCGTACTTGAACGGCACCATCACCATGTCGATCCCCGCATTGATGCTCTGCACCACACAGGTGTAAAAATCAGGGTCAATCTGGTCAATCGCTTCCCAGTCGGTCACGATGAAGCCCTCAAAGCCCAGTTCGTCCTTCAGCACATCCTGCACCAGGTACTTGTGGGCGTGCATCTTCAGGCCATTCCAGCTGCTGTAGGAGGTCATGATGTTCAGTGCTCCGGCCGCAATCGCTTTCTGGTAGGGCGGGAGGTGCACTTCCCTGAGGGTCTTTTCGTCGATTTCACTGTTGCCCTGGTCGAGTTGCCAGGCCCCCTGTTCCAGCAAGGCTTGCATGCCTGCGTCCACGTGGGCATTGGCCAGAGTGGCATCGTTCTGCAGGGCGTTGGGGTCTCCTGCGATGCGCCTGGAAGATCCGAAGGTGGTGTGCCCGTC
This region includes:
- a CDS encoding glycoside hydrolase family 3 protein yields the protein GATLFPHNNALGATRDFDLVRRIGRATALEVAATGVRWDFAPAVSIPYDLRWGRSFEGYSQDTELVGDFAAAYIAGLKGDSWNSPTSVLPSVKHYVADGHTTFGSSRRIAGDPNALQNDATLANAHVDAGMQALLEQGAWQLDQGNSEIDEKTLREVHLPPYQKAIAAGALNIMTSYSSWNGLKMHAHKYLVQDVLKDELGFEGFIVTDWEAIDQIDPDFYTCVVQSINAGIDMVMVPFKYERFMETL